In the Streptomyces sp. cg36 genome, one interval contains:
- a CDS encoding GlsB/YeaQ/YmgE family stress response membrane protein, with the protein MGIVSWIILGLLAGAIAKVLLPGRDPGGLIGTTVIGIAGAFVGGWISARWLDRPIANHFYDGATWAAAIGGSLVLLIAYRIVFGNSRDRR; encoded by the coding sequence ATGGGCATCGTCAGTTGGATCATTCTCGGCCTGCTCGCCGGAGCCATAGCCAAGGTCCTGCTCCCCGGGCGCGACCCGGGCGGCCTGATCGGTACGACGGTCATAGGCATAGCGGGAGCGTTCGTCGGCGGCTGGATATCGGCCCGCTGGCTGGACCGCCCCATCGCCAACCACTTCTACGACGGCGCCACATGGGCGGCGGCGATAGGCGGCTCGCTCGTGCTGCTGATCGCCTACCGGATCGTCTTCGGCAATTCGCGCGACCGGCGTTAG
- a CDS encoding YajQ family cyclic di-GMP-binding protein, producing MADSSFDIVSKVERQEVDNALNQAAKEISQRYDFKNVGASISWSGEKILMEANSEDRVTAILDVFQTKLVKRGISLKALDAGEPQLSGKEYKIFASIQEGISQENAKKVAKVIRDEGPKGVKAQVQGEELRVTSKSRDDLQAVQALLKGQDFDFALQFVNYR from the coding sequence ATGGCCGACTCCAGTTTCGACATCGTCTCGAAGGTCGAGCGGCAGGAGGTCGACAACGCCCTCAACCAGGCCGCGAAGGAGATCTCGCAGCGCTACGACTTCAAGAACGTGGGCGCGTCGATCTCTTGGTCCGGCGAGAAGATCCTGATGGAGGCCAACTCCGAGGACCGCGTCACCGCGATCCTCGACGTCTTCCAGACCAAGCTGGTCAAGCGCGGCATCTCGCTCAAGGCGCTGGACGCCGGTGAGCCGCAGCTGTCCGGCAAGGAGTACAAGATCTTCGCCTCCATCCAGGAGGGCATCTCCCAGGAGAACGCCAAGAAGGTCGCCAAGGTCATCCGCGACGAGGGCCCCAAGGGCGTCAAGGCTCAGGTCCAGGGCGAGGAGCTGCGCGTCACCTCCAAGAGCCGCGACGACCTCCAGGCCGTCCAGGCCCTGCTCAAGGGCCAGGACTTCGACTTCGCGCTGCAGTTCGTGAACTACCGGTAG
- a CDS encoding alpha-ketoglutarate-dependent dioxygenase AlkB — translation MSGALFPRPRAVVAPGAVHVPGWLTPDRQRQLVVACREWARGPVPIRHTVLPGGGVMSVQTVCVGWHWQPYRYTRTADDVNGRPVAPFPDWLLDLGRAAVADAYDDPAAGARYSPDTALINFYDGDARMGMHQDKDEHSGAPVVSLSVGDSCVFRFGNTADRNRPYSDVELASGDLFVFGGPSRFAYHGVPKVLPGTGDPGTGLSVGRLNLTLRETGLS, via the coding sequence GTGAGCGGCGCCCTCTTCCCCCGGCCGCGCGCCGTCGTCGCCCCCGGCGCCGTGCACGTGCCCGGGTGGCTCACCCCCGACCGGCAACGACAGCTCGTCGTCGCCTGTCGGGAGTGGGCGCGCGGGCCCGTGCCGATCCGGCACACCGTGCTGCCGGGCGGGGGTGTGATGTCCGTGCAGACGGTCTGCGTCGGCTGGCACTGGCAGCCCTACCGGTACACCCGCACCGCCGACGACGTGAACGGCCGTCCCGTCGCCCCCTTCCCCGACTGGCTGCTCGACCTGGGCCGCGCCGCGGTCGCCGACGCCTACGACGACCCCGCCGCCGGAGCGCGCTACTCCCCCGACACCGCCCTCATCAACTTCTACGACGGCGACGCGCGCATGGGAATGCACCAGGACAAGGACGAGCACTCCGGCGCCCCCGTCGTCTCCCTCAGCGTCGGCGACAGCTGCGTCTTCCGGTTCGGCAACACCGCGGACCGGAACCGCCCCTACTCCGACGTGGAGCTGGCCTCGGGCGACCTCTTCGTCTTCGGCGGGCCCTCGCGCTTCGCCTACCACGGGGTGCCCAAAGTGCTCCCGGGTACGGGCGACCCCGGCACCGGCCTCTCCGTCGGCCGCCTCAACCTGACGCTCCGCGAAACCGGCCTGAGCTGA
- a CDS encoding APC family permease: MTQELRRTLGVFDAVVIGLGSMVGAGVFAALAPAAGVAGTGLLAALALAAAVAYCNAMASARLAARYPASGGTYVYGRERLGPFWGYLAGWGFVVGKTSSCAAMALTVGAYVWPGQAHWVAVAAVVTVTAVNYGGVQKSAWLTRAIVALVLAVLAAVVAACLGSSDSGHLDVGLSGGAGGLLQAAGLLFFAFAGYARIATLGEEVRDPARTIPRAVPLALGIALAVYLCVAVAVLSVLGADGLGRASAPLADAVRAAGAPALVPVVRAGAAVAALGSLLALVLGVSRTVLAMARDGHLPGPLAAVHPRFQVPHRAEVAVGAVVAVLAATADLRGAIGFSSFGVLVYYAIANASAWTLGSGRAGRLLTVCGLAGCLLLAFALPLSSVLAGSAVLVVGTVAYAVRRR, from the coding sequence ATGACACAGGAACTCCGCCGCACGCTGGGCGTCTTCGACGCCGTGGTCATCGGGCTCGGGTCGATGGTCGGTGCGGGTGTCTTCGCCGCCCTCGCCCCGGCGGCGGGCGTGGCCGGAACCGGGCTGCTCGCCGCGCTGGCACTGGCCGCGGCCGTCGCGTACTGCAACGCCATGGCTTCGGCACGGCTCGCCGCCCGCTATCCCGCGTCCGGCGGCACCTATGTGTACGGGCGGGAGCGGCTGGGGCCGTTCTGGGGGTATCTGGCGGGCTGGGGGTTCGTCGTCGGCAAGACCTCCTCGTGTGCGGCGATGGCTCTGACCGTGGGCGCCTACGTCTGGCCGGGACAGGCCCACTGGGTGGCGGTCGCGGCGGTGGTGACGGTCACCGCCGTGAACTACGGGGGCGTACAGAAGTCGGCGTGGCTGACGCGGGCGATCGTGGCGCTGGTGCTCGCGGTCCTCGCGGCGGTGGTGGCGGCCTGCCTGGGGTCGTCGGACTCCGGGCACCTGGACGTCGGGCTGTCCGGGGGCGCGGGCGGGCTGCTCCAGGCGGCGGGGCTGCTCTTCTTCGCGTTCGCCGGGTACGCCCGGATCGCCACCCTCGGGGAGGAGGTGCGCGATCCGGCCCGGACGATCCCGCGCGCCGTTCCCCTGGCGCTGGGCATCGCGCTGGCCGTCTATCTCTGTGTCGCGGTGGCGGTCCTCTCTGTTCTGGGTGCGGACGGGCTCGGCCGGGCGTCGGCTCCGCTCGCCGACGCGGTCCGTGCGGCGGGCGCTCCGGCGCTGGTGCCGGTGGTGCGGGCCGGGGCGGCGGTGGCCGCGCTCGGGTCACTGCTGGCGCTGGTCCTCGGGGTCTCGCGCACGGTCCTCGCGATGGCCAGGGACGGTCATCTGCCGGGGCCGCTGGCCGCCGTCCACCCCCGGTTCCAGGTACCGCACCGGGCCGAGGTGGCGGTGGGCGCGGTGGTGGCGGTGCTGGCTGCCACGGCCGATCTGCGCGGGGCCATCGGGTTCTCGTCGTTCGGGGTGCTGGTCTATTACGCGATCGCCAACGCGTCCGCCTGGACGCTCGGTTCGGGCCGCGCCGGACGGCTGCTCACGGTCTGCGGGCTGGCCGGGTGCCTGCTGCTCGCCTTCGCGCTGCCGCTGTCGTCGGTCTTGGCGGGCAGCGCCGTCCTGGTCGTGGGCACGGTCGCGTACGCCGTGCGGCGACGCTGA
- a CDS encoding methylated-DNA--[protein]-cysteine S-methyltransferase — MTVYATLDSPLGELLLVGEESATATGGTALVSLSLPGQKGGAAVQDGWRLAPDAFEEIARQLRAYFGGELTRFDIEYAPGSGTEFQRQVWAELDAIPYGATTSYGEIARRIGASSVKVRAVGTAIGRNPVLVVRPCHRVIGSDGTLKGYAGGLDRKRRLLGLEGALGELPDATTAQPGPRSGSPGSAV; from the coding sequence ATGACGGTCTACGCGACCCTCGACAGTCCCCTTGGCGAGCTGCTCCTCGTCGGTGAGGAGTCCGCCACCGCGACCGGCGGGACCGCGCTGGTCTCGCTCTCCCTGCCCGGCCAGAAGGGCGGCGCGGCCGTGCAGGACGGGTGGCGCCTGGCGCCGGACGCCTTCGAGGAGATCGCCCGCCAGCTGCGGGCGTACTTCGGCGGCGAGCTGACCCGCTTCGACATCGAATACGCCCCCGGCTCGGGCACCGAGTTCCAGCGGCAGGTCTGGGCGGAGCTGGACGCCATCCCGTACGGCGCCACCACCTCGTACGGGGAGATCGCCCGCCGCATCGGCGCCTCCTCCGTGAAGGTGCGCGCGGTCGGTACGGCCATCGGCCGCAACCCCGTACTGGTCGTCCGCCCCTGCCACCGCGTCATCGGGTCCGACGGCACCCTCAAGGGGTACGCGGGCGGCCTCGACCGCAAGCGCCGGCTCCTGGGACTCGAAGGAGCCCTGGGAGAACTACCCGACGCCACCACGGCCCAGCCGGGCCCCCGCAGCGGCTCTCCCGGGTCTGCCGTGTGA